One genomic segment of Mesoterricola silvestris includes these proteins:
- a CDS encoding RHS repeat-associated core domain-containing protein: protein MVPLVTNGAAPSGATVAYVFINVGPCNPGAQGVFEGLAFWRGNSADPTRPVWKKDIAYLGSKEIGEISSDGSSQISICDHLGSPRYVWDGISSPTQQKFLPYGEALADSATSGKFAKGFTNHEQTDPSGLIYMQARFYAPWYGRFLSPDPARDQHFEETQSWNIYSYVQNNPTMNIDPNGQWRTGIHNKIISKAFEGRYSSEQIKIIQNASRDFDLGKGAISTRYPNSQDPANSPWHSMTPGGGDPSDAKASRDAFVEQTIDQAAQLRFASENATGDEKTNLENQALELVGIAQHPVADETSPSHEGFQKWAGVQDVVTAVKGAAHVGKELFISKKRLEEAAKRVKAVDGRVNKKVEDLRKKEEEKRKPAN from the coding sequence ATGGTTCCCCTTGTAACTAATGGGGCGGCGCCCAGCGGTGCGACGGTGGCATATGTCTTTATTAATGTTGGTCCATGCAACCCAGGGGCTCAGGGGGTTTTCGAGGGATTGGCTTTCTGGCGCGGGAACTCTGCAGATCCTACGAGGCCAGTTTGGAAGAAGGACATCGCCTACCTTGGCAGCAAGGAAATCGGTGAAATATCGTCAGATGGCAGTTCCCAAATTTCGATTTGTGATCACCTGGGGAGTCCCCGTTATGTTTGGGACGGCATTTCATCTCCAACCCAACAGAAGTTTTTGCCATATGGCGAAGCTCTGGCTGACTCCGCGACTTCCGGGAAGTTTGCCAAGGGGTTCACGAACCACGAGCAGACCGATCCGTCGGGACTTATCTACATGCAGGCTCGCTTCTACGCCCCGTGGTATGGCAGGTTCCTCAGCCCCGACCCGGCGCGGGACCAGCACTTCGAGGAAACGCAGAGCTGGAATATTTATAGCTATGTTCAGAACAACCCGACGATGAACATCGATCCCAATGGGCAGTGGAGAACTGGAATTCATAACAAAATAATTTCCAAAGCATTCGAGGGCAGGTATAGCTCTGAGCAAATTAAGATCATTCAAAATGCGAGTAGAGATTTCGACCTCGGAAAGGGGGCGATTAGTACGCGTTACCCAAACAGTCAGGATCCCGCAAACTCGCCCTGGCATAGCATGACACCCGGAGGTGGTGACCCTTCCGATGCCAAAGCTAGCCGTGATGCGTTTGTGGAACAGACAATCGATCAAGCAGCACAGCTTCGATTCGCCTCAGAGAATGCAACCGGGGATGAGAAGACGAATCTTGAAAACCAAGCTCTGGAGCTAGTCGGGATTGCGCAACATCCAGTAGCCGACGAGACGAGCCCATCACATGAGGGATTCCAAAAGTGGGCAGGGGTTCAGGATGTGGTTACTGCCGTGAAGGGTGCCGCGCATGTTGGGAAAGAATTGTTCATTTCCAAGAAACGGCTCGAAGAAGCTGCAAAGCGCGTAAAGGCAGTAGATGGTAGGGTCAACAAGAAGGTCGAAGATCTGAGGAAAAAGGAAGAAGAGAAGCGAAAGCCTGCAAATTGA
- a CDS encoding serine/threonine-protein kinase, whose protein sequence is MSKLKTPATFETTFGSYEVTELIGEGGAGRVYGGTGLDGRPIALKVLSEERASKEKRGRFKNEIAFLARNNHPNIVTVLDHGIATSGSIKGPFYVMPRYSRSLRQLMKDGMKPGDVLPLFAQFLDGVEAAHLQKVVHRDLKPENILLDAGGKTPAIADFGIAKFNEDVIATLVETSPAQRLANFQYAAPEQRTPGKEAGVGSDLYALGLMLNEMYTGAVPHGTDYKTIASVFPEMGFLDEIVTKMLKQQPQDRPGSIAEIKALIQRYQSKAVSLQRLSKIDNTVIPEGKVDDPLAFEPPKLVNFDWDGENLTLILDRPVSYEWIAAVKDLRGSYSSVMGKGPETFFFKGNRATVAAQEYQVQQIIDLFKPWLPMATQRLRQKLEDANQRAEAERKTKQRQEREAEERRVNLLRNIRI, encoded by the coding sequence ATGTCGAAGCTAAAGACTCCAGCCACATTCGAGACGACATTCGGTAGCTATGAAGTCACCGAGCTAATTGGCGAGGGCGGGGCTGGTCGGGTCTATGGCGGGACCGGACTAGATGGGAGACCCATCGCACTGAAGGTCCTGTCTGAGGAGAGAGCATCCAAGGAGAAGCGGGGGCGGTTCAAAAACGAGATAGCCTTCCTCGCCCGGAACAATCACCCAAACATCGTCACGGTCCTGGACCACGGGATCGCGACAAGTGGCAGTATCAAGGGACCGTTCTACGTGATGCCGCGATACAGCAGAAGCCTCCGTCAGTTGATGAAGGACGGGATGAAACCGGGTGACGTTCTTCCTTTGTTTGCTCAGTTTCTAGACGGCGTTGAGGCAGCGCATCTTCAGAAGGTGGTGCATCGTGACCTCAAGCCGGAGAACATCCTACTGGACGCAGGCGGTAAGACTCCCGCGATTGCCGATTTCGGGATCGCCAAGTTCAATGAGGACGTCATCGCCACGCTGGTCGAAACCTCACCGGCTCAGAGGCTCGCCAACTTCCAATACGCCGCCCCAGAGCAGAGAACCCCTGGGAAGGAGGCGGGCGTTGGTTCTGACCTCTATGCCCTGGGGCTGATGCTGAATGAGATGTATACCGGTGCCGTGCCGCATGGAACGGACTACAAGACCATAGCCAGTGTCTTCCCTGAGATGGGGTTCCTGGATGAGATCGTCACGAAGATGCTGAAACAACAACCACAAGATAGACCCGGATCCATCGCAGAAATCAAGGCTTTAATCCAGCGCTACCAATCTAAAGCTGTATCTCTTCAGCGATTGAGCAAAATCGACAACACAGTAATTCCAGAAGGCAAGGTGGACGATCCATTAGCATTCGAGCCACCAAAGCTAGTGAACTTTGATTGGGATGGGGAGAATCTAACGCTGATCCTTGATCGCCCGGTTTCCTATGAATGGATCGCAGCGGTAAAAGACCTACGGGGCAGTTATTCATCGGTTATGGGGAAGGGTCCAGAAACATTTTTCTTTAAGGGTAATAGGGCAACGGTTGCTGCCCAGGAATATCAAGTCCAACAAATCATCGATCTGTTCAAACCTTGGCTTCCGATGGCAACTCAACGCCTTAGACAAAAATTGGAAGATGCTAACCAGCGAGCAGAAGCCGAACGAAAGACAAAGCAGCGGCAAGAGCGAGAAGCTGAAGAACGTCGAGTGAACTTGCTGCGAAATATTCGAATCTGA
- a CDS encoding TfoX/Sxy family protein produces the protein MATQQRTVDFILDQMGDAGAVSAKRMFGEYGVFLDGKMFALICDDRLFLKPTPAGRELLGAVTEAPPYPGAKPCLLIPEEDWDDRERLAALARVTADGLEAPRKKTKARS, from the coding sequence ATGGCCACCCAGCAGCGCACCGTCGATTTCATCCTGGACCAGATGGGGGACGCGGGGGCCGTGTCGGCCAAGCGGATGTTCGGGGAGTACGGGGTCTTCCTGGACGGCAAGATGTTCGCCCTGATTTGCGATGACCGGCTGTTCCTCAAACCCACACCCGCGGGCCGGGAGCTGCTGGGCGCGGTGACGGAGGCGCCGCCCTATCCAGGCGCGAAGCCGTGCCTGCTCATCCCGGAGGAGGACTGGGACGACCGGGAGCGTCTGGCGGCCCTGGCCCGGGTCACGGCGGACGGGCTGGAGGCGCCCCGGAAGAAGACCAAGGCCCGTTCCTAG
- a CDS encoding MBL fold metallo-hydrolase has translation MRILLPCLATLILNAQAPVPLGRMTVQPLVDGTLSLEASLLKDIPPAEAVGLLGGRKAASTPVNAFLVRMPGRTLLVDTGMGKDPDVDSGHLLTQLAAAGLKPDQVDMVLITHFHFDHVGGLLRPDGTRAFPRAKLCVSRTEHDQWTTKAGLPERLWDRIPKVKAIFAAYGKDVTLLGDGATPAEGVTALAAPGHTAGHMVFAFRSEGKELWCIGDLIHFGAVQFARPKTGIVYDLDGERAVASRLDFFRRAAAAQAVLAGAHLPKLVRIVPEGEGYRTVNVD, from the coding sequence ATGCGAATCCTCCTGCCCTGCCTCGCCACCCTGATCCTCAACGCCCAGGCCCCCGTGCCCCTTGGTCGCATGACCGTTCAACCCCTGGTGGACGGCACGCTCTCCCTGGAGGCCTCCCTCCTCAAGGACATCCCCCCGGCGGAGGCCGTGGGCCTCCTGGGCGGCCGCAAGGCCGCCAGCACCCCCGTGAACGCCTTCCTGGTGCGCATGCCCGGCCGGACCCTCCTCGTGGACACCGGCATGGGCAAGGACCCGGACGTGGATTCCGGCCACCTGCTCACCCAGCTGGCAGCCGCCGGCCTGAAGCCGGACCAGGTGGACATGGTGCTCATCACCCACTTCCACTTCGACCATGTGGGCGGCCTCCTCCGTCCCGACGGCACCCGGGCCTTCCCCCGGGCCAAGCTCTGCGTTTCCAGGACCGAGCACGACCAGTGGACGACGAAGGCGGGCCTGCCCGAGCGCCTTTGGGACCGCATCCCCAAGGTGAAGGCCATCTTCGCCGCCTACGGCAAGGATGTGACGCTCCTCGGGGACGGGGCCACCCCCGCCGAAGGGGTCACCGCCCTGGCCGCCCCCGGCCACACCGCGGGCCACATGGTCTTCGCGTTCCGCTCGGAGGGCAAGGAACTGTGGTGCATCGGGGATCTCATCCACTTCGGGGCCGTGCAGTTCGCCCGGCCCAAAACGGGGATCGTGTACGACCTGGATGGGGAGCGGGCCGTGGCTTCGCGCCTGGACTTCTTCCGCCGGGCGGCGGCGGCCCAGGCGGTCCTGGCCGGCGCGCATCTGCCGAAGCTGGTGCGCATCGTGCCCGAGGGCGAAGGCTACCGGACCGTCAACGTCGACTGA
- a CDS encoding NAD(P)/FAD-dependent oxidoreductase, translating into MVDSSPTRAPSPLLETLVVGAGVAGLTCAGALRSAGRQVVVLERAHGIGGRCATRRFDGQGVDFGPLFAHGHHPAFLKALREVEAEPLRDWPRRVEGGGPPCQPGALEPTVRRVAFAEGMKAFPRHLARGLEIRLETRVTGIRAVPGGFEVVAGDGPPLRCRDLVLALALEQTRRLLDTLEPFPQAAGLRALLGLFGSVPCLTVMAGYALDAPVPAWDVLYPEASDALQLVAQDSTKRAAPRFRTFVAQARPKWSRQHLDAPTEQWGRELLDEAAGHLGPWAATPLWTYPHRWRYARLGPTSELAEPLRIEFPGGARLGLAGDVFSPGGGLQAAWLSGIRLADRFLQEPS; encoded by the coding sequence ATGGTCGATTCCTCCCCCACCCGGGCGCCGTCCCCCCTCCTGGAGACCCTGGTGGTGGGTGCGGGCGTGGCGGGGCTCACCTGCGCGGGGGCCCTGCGTAGCGCCGGGCGCCAGGTGGTGGTCCTGGAGCGGGCCCACGGCATCGGGGGGCGCTGCGCCACCCGGCGCTTCGACGGGCAGGGGGTGGACTTCGGGCCCCTCTTCGCCCACGGGCACCATCCGGCCTTTCTCAAGGCCCTGCGGGAGGTGGAGGCGGAACCCCTGCGGGACTGGCCCCGGCGGGTGGAGGGTGGGGGTCCCCCCTGCCAGCCCGGCGCCCTGGAACCCACCGTGCGGCGGGTGGCCTTCGCCGAGGGCATGAAGGCCTTTCCCCGGCACCTGGCCCGGGGACTGGAGATCCGCCTGGAGACCCGGGTGACGGGCATCCGGGCCGTCCCGGGCGGCTTCGAGGTGGTGGCCGGCGACGGCCCGCCCCTGCGGTGCCGGGACCTGGTCCTGGCCCTGGCCCTGGAGCAGACCCGCCGGCTCCTGGACACCCTGGAGCCCTTTCCCCAGGCCGCGGGCCTCCGGGCCCTCCTGGGCCTCTTCGGCAGCGTGCCCTGCCTCACGGTGATGGCGGGCTATGCCCTGGACGCGCCGGTGCCCGCCTGGGACGTGCTGTACCCGGAGGCCTCCGACGCGCTGCAGCTGGTGGCCCAGGATTCCACCAAGCGCGCGGCGCCCCGGTTCCGCACCTTCGTGGCCCAGGCCCGGCCGAAGTGGTCCCGGCAGCACCTGGACGCCCCCACGGAGCAGTGGGGCCGGGAGCTGCTGGACGAGGCCGCCGGGCACCTAGGGCCCTGGGCCGCCACGCCCCTCTGGACCTACCCCCACCGCTGGCGCTACGCCCGGCTGGGACCCACCAGCGAGCTCGCGGAGCCGCTGCGCATCGAATTCCCGGGGGGCGCCCGCCTGGGGCTGGCCGGGGATGTGTTTTCGCCGGGAGGGGGCCTCCAGGCCGCCTGGCTTTCCGGGATCCGCCTGGCGGATCGCTTCCTGCAGGAGCCTTCATGA
- the ribA gene encoding GTP cyclohydrolase II: MSMDSKLNELVERDRDHECKGFGPDQVCVRIVAVAKLPSRFGDFRIAAFWNNRDQKDHIAIIHGDVVGAEDVPTRMHSECLTGDVVGSLRCDCRDQLETALSRIGQLERGVVLYMRQEGRGIGLANKIRAYALQDQGLDTVEANLALGFRDDERDYAVAAHMLHSLGIGSIHLMTNNPTKIEQLTRYGVNVSRRLPHLLPPNVHNRFYLETKARRSGHYIDFSGTPHLQEQSDPVIVEGMPGAE; encoded by the coding sequence ATGAGCATGGATTCCAAGCTGAACGAACTGGTCGAGCGGGACCGGGACCACGAATGCAAGGGCTTCGGACCCGACCAGGTGTGCGTGCGCATCGTGGCCGTGGCCAAGCTCCCCAGCCGCTTCGGGGATTTCCGCATCGCGGCCTTCTGGAACAACCGCGACCAGAAGGACCACATCGCCATCATCCACGGCGACGTGGTGGGGGCGGAGGACGTGCCCACGCGCATGCACTCCGAATGCCTCACCGGGGACGTGGTGGGCTCCCTGCGCTGCGATTGCCGGGACCAGCTGGAGACGGCCCTTTCCCGCATCGGCCAGCTGGAGCGGGGCGTGGTGCTCTACATGCGCCAGGAGGGCCGGGGCATCGGCCTGGCCAACAAGATCCGCGCCTACGCCCTCCAGGACCAGGGCCTGGACACCGTGGAGGCCAACCTCGCCCTGGGCTTCCGGGACGACGAGCGGGACTACGCCGTGGCGGCCCACATGCTCCACAGCCTGGGCATCGGCTCCATCCACCTCATGACCAACAACCCCACCAAGATCGAGCAGCTCACCCGCTACGGCGTGAACGTCAGCCGGCGCCTGCCGCACCTCCTGCCCCCCAACGTCCACAACCGCTTCTACCTGGAGACCAAGGCCCGGCGCTCGGGCCACTACATCGATTTCTCCGGCACCCCCCACCTGCAGGAGCAGAGCGACCCCGTGATCGTGGAGGGCATGCCCGGAGCCGAGTGA
- the xdh gene encoding selenium-dependent xanthine dehydrogenase has protein sequence MEFTLNGQDRTFDGDPGQELLAYLRDVAGLKSPKDGCSGEGICGCCTVLVDGKARLSCRMAVKDVAGRTVTTVEGLSPEERDAFADAFVLKGGVQCGFCTPGIVMKAASLLRKNPGPTREEIRDGLNGNLCRCTGYKKVIDSVACAAEALREGRPVAFPGGTGAVGTRHPKYTAREAVLGERVFVGDMVEPGMVYGALRFSDHPRARVLRVDTTEALQVEGVLAVLTARDIKGRRVNGMIYRDWPVMVLEGEETRCIGDVLASVAASTEEAARAAAGLVRVEYEVLPPVTDIFEALEPGAPQLTDHGNVLSVTEVRLGDAEGALRTAAHVTRQRYTTQRIEHAFLEPEAALAVPWTKDGEAGVKIFDGGQGGYEDRRQIAELLDLPERLVNVVLVQNGGAFGGKEDLMGQHHAAMLCLATGRPVMLRFDRKTSLRTHAKRHPIVMDYELGCDAEGRLVALVARMHSDSGAYASVGMKVIERAVAHSAGAYAIPNVHVKGTAVITNNAPCGAMRGFGANQAAFGIESSVDELCALGGFDRWQFRWDNALTEGKATATGQVLRSGVGVRACLEALEGRFRAAKYAGLAAGIKNTGIGCGMPDSGMAKIEILGPQKVVLHHGWCEMGQGAHNMALQTLVTETGIDPAVIEVRVETDAETRCGMTTASRGTSLVGNSVREAARGLKADLAAGLTLADLAGRTYRGEWVCDWTTKVGQEPPEGREIVTHYSYGYAAQLVELDGAGRITRVTAAHDAGRIMNPTLFEGQIEGSLHMGLGYAITEDFPYRDGWPVSWKMADLGILRTRDMPELDVIGVEVPDAHGPYGAKGVGEIGLVPTAPAVANALRQFDGVRRTALPLRELRLLGRGK, from the coding sequence ATGGAGTTCACGCTCAACGGCCAGGACAGGACCTTCGACGGGGATCCCGGGCAGGAGCTCCTGGCCTACCTCCGGGACGTGGCCGGGCTCAAGAGCCCCAAGGACGGGTGCTCCGGCGAGGGGATCTGCGGGTGCTGCACGGTGCTGGTGGACGGCAAGGCCCGGCTCAGCTGCCGCATGGCCGTGAAGGACGTGGCGGGCCGGACGGTCACCACGGTGGAGGGGCTCTCCCCGGAGGAGCGGGACGCCTTCGCGGATGCCTTCGTCCTCAAAGGCGGCGTGCAGTGCGGCTTCTGCACCCCCGGCATCGTCATGAAGGCGGCCTCCCTCCTCCGGAAGAACCCCGGCCCCACCCGGGAGGAGATCCGGGACGGCCTGAACGGGAACCTCTGCCGCTGCACCGGCTACAAGAAGGTCATCGATTCGGTGGCGTGCGCGGCCGAGGCCCTGCGGGAGGGCAGGCCCGTGGCCTTCCCCGGGGGCACCGGCGCGGTGGGCACCCGGCACCCCAAGTACACGGCGCGGGAGGCGGTGCTGGGGGAGCGGGTCTTCGTGGGGGACATGGTGGAGCCGGGCATGGTCTACGGGGCCCTGCGCTTCTCGGACCACCCCCGGGCCCGGGTGCTGAGGGTGGACACCACCGAGGCCCTGCAGGTGGAAGGGGTGCTGGCGGTGCTCACCGCCCGGGATATCAAGGGCCGGCGGGTCAACGGCATGATCTACCGGGACTGGCCCGTGATGGTGCTGGAGGGGGAGGAGACCCGGTGCATCGGCGACGTGCTGGCCTCGGTGGCGGCTTCCACGGAGGAGGCCGCCCGGGCCGCGGCGGGCCTGGTGCGGGTGGAGTACGAGGTGCTGCCGCCGGTCACGGACATCTTCGAGGCGCTCGAACCCGGGGCGCCCCAGCTCACGGACCACGGCAACGTCCTTTCCGTCACCGAGGTGCGCCTGGGCGACGCGGAGGGGGCCCTGCGCACCGCCGCCCACGTCACCCGCCAGCGCTACACCACCCAGCGCATCGAGCACGCCTTCCTGGAGCCCGAGGCGGCCCTGGCCGTGCCCTGGACCAAGGACGGCGAGGCCGGCGTGAAGATCTTCGACGGGGGCCAGGGCGGCTACGAGGACCGCCGGCAGATCGCCGAGCTCCTGGACCTTCCCGAGCGCCTGGTGAACGTGGTGCTGGTGCAGAACGGCGGCGCCTTCGGCGGCAAGGAGGACCTCATGGGCCAGCACCACGCCGCCATGCTCTGCCTGGCCACGGGGCGCCCCGTCATGCTCCGCTTCGACCGCAAGACCTCCCTGCGCACCCACGCCAAACGCCACCCCATCGTCATGGACTACGAGCTGGGCTGCGACGCGGAGGGCCGGCTGGTGGCCCTGGTGGCCCGCATGCACTCGGATTCCGGCGCCTACGCCAGCGTGGGCATGAAGGTCATCGAGCGGGCCGTGGCCCACTCCGCCGGGGCCTACGCCATCCCCAACGTCCACGTGAAGGGCACCGCCGTCATCACCAACAACGCCCCCTGCGGCGCCATGCGGGGCTTCGGGGCCAACCAGGCCGCCTTCGGCATCGAATCCAGCGTGGACGAACTGTGCGCCCTGGGGGGCTTCGACCGCTGGCAGTTCCGCTGGGACAACGCCCTCACCGAAGGCAAGGCCACGGCCACCGGCCAGGTGCTGCGCAGCGGCGTGGGCGTGCGGGCCTGCCTGGAGGCCCTGGAGGGCCGCTTCCGGGCCGCGAAATACGCGGGCCTGGCCGCGGGCATCAAGAACACCGGCATCGGCTGCGGCATGCCCGATTCCGGCATGGCCAAGATCGAGATCCTGGGCCCGCAGAAGGTCGTCCTGCACCACGGGTGGTGCGAAATGGGGCAGGGGGCCCACAACATGGCCCTGCAGACCCTGGTCACCGAGACCGGCATCGACCCCGCCGTCATCGAGGTGCGGGTGGAGACGGACGCCGAGACCCGGTGCGGCATGACCACCGCCAGCCGGGGCACGTCCCTGGTGGGAAACTCCGTGCGCGAGGCCGCCCGGGGCCTGAAGGCGGACCTGGCCGCGGGGCTCACCCTGGCCGATCTGGCGGGGCGGACGTACCGGGGCGAGTGGGTCTGCGACTGGACCACCAAGGTGGGCCAGGAGCCCCCCGAGGGCCGGGAGATCGTCACCCACTACTCGTACGGCTACGCCGCCCAGCTGGTGGAGCTGGACGGAGCCGGGCGCATCACCCGGGTCACCGCCGCCCACGACGCCGGCAGGATCATGAACCCCACGCTCTTCGAGGGGCAGATCGAGGGCTCCCTGCACATGGGGCTGGGCTACGCCATCACGGAGGATTTCCCCTACCGTGACGGCTGGCCCGTGTCCTGGAAGATGGCGGATCTGGGGATCCTGCGCACCCGGGATATGCCGGAACTGGACGTGATCGGGGTGGAGGTGCCGGATGCCCACGGCCCCTACGGGGCCAAGGGCGTGGGGGAGATCGGCCTGGTGCCCACGGCCCCGGCGGTGGCCAACGCCCTGCGGCAGTTCGACGGCGTGAGGCGCACGGCCCTGCCCCTGAGGGAGCTGCGGCTCCTGGGCCGGGGGAAGTGA